In Pseudomonas fluorescens, the following are encoded in one genomic region:
- a CDS encoding GNAT family N-acetyltransferase — protein MTIEIRPATPSDAPQILAFITELADYERARHEVIASVADIERSLFSEGATAHGLICLRDGAPIGFAVFFFSYSTWLGSNCLYLEDLYITPEQRGGGAGKTLLRHLAKIACANDCGRFEWSVLEWNTPAIDFYKSLGAQPQEEWVRYRMDGAVLRDFASGN, from the coding sequence ATGACGATCGAAATCCGCCCGGCGACCCCCAGTGACGCACCGCAAATCCTCGCGTTCATCACTGAACTGGCCGACTACGAACGTGCCCGCCATGAAGTCATCGCCAGCGTTGCCGATATCGAGCGCAGCCTGTTCAGTGAAGGCGCCACCGCCCATGGCCTGATCTGCCTGCGCGACGGGGCACCCATCGGTTTCGCGGTGTTCTTCTTCAGCTATTCCACCTGGCTTGGCAGCAATTGCCTGTACCTCGAAGACCTCTACATCACCCCGGAACAGCGCGGCGGTGGTGCGGGCAAGACCCTGTTGCGGCATCTGGCGAAAATCGCTTGCGCCAATGATTGCGGGCGGTTTGAGTGGAGCGTGCTGGAGTGGAATACGCCGGCCATCGACTTCTACAAATCCCTGGGGGCGCAGCCGCAGGAGGAGTGGGTGCGCTATCGGATGGATGGGGCGGTGTTGCGGGATTTTGCTTCGGGTAACTAA